Proteins found in one Paenibacillus dendritiformis genomic segment:
- a CDS encoding carbohydrate ABC transporter permease has translation MQRSTRRMTALPRQAAIPYLFIMPWIIGFLAFTLGPLVFSLVISFYEWPIVGEKTFVGIANYVEMFRGDPLFWTSLGVTLKFAALFVPLNIGVALLLAILLNQRVRGSGFFRSAFYLPSVISGVALAMIWSWVFDGEYGILNYLLSIFGIEGPNWLNDPTWAPVAMVIASLWGQGTMMLIFLAGLKNIPKDLYEVSAIDGAGRWTQFVRITLPMLSPTILFNLITTIIAAFQQLTLALVMTGGGPLNSTYFYAMYMYENAFKYSKMGYASANAWFMFIIVLVLTALVFRSSSAWVYYEGEMRKDK, from the coding sequence ATGCAACGATCGACCCGGCGGATGACCGCCCTTCCGCGGCAGGCAGCGATTCCTTATTTGTTCATAATGCCGTGGATTATCGGGTTTCTCGCTTTTACATTAGGACCGCTCGTGTTCTCGCTTGTCATCAGCTTCTATGAATGGCCGATTGTCGGCGAGAAGACCTTCGTAGGCATAGCCAACTACGTGGAGATGTTCCGGGGCGACCCTCTCTTCTGGACCTCGCTCGGGGTGACGCTCAAGTTCGCGGCGCTGTTCGTGCCGCTCAATATCGGGGTGGCGCTGCTGCTGGCGATTCTGCTGAACCAGCGGGTCCGGGGAAGCGGGTTTTTCCGTTCCGCCTTCTATTTGCCGTCGGTCATCTCCGGCGTGGCGCTGGCCATGATCTGGTCGTGGGTGTTCGATGGGGAATACGGCATTTTGAATTATTTGCTGTCCATCTTCGGGATCGAAGGGCCGAATTGGCTGAATGATCCGACGTGGGCTCCGGTGGCGATGGTCATCGCCAGCCTGTGGGGACAAGGCACGATGATGCTGATCTTCCTCGCCGGGCTCAAAAATATCCCGAAGGATCTGTACGAGGTGTCTGCCATCGACGGCGCGGGACGCTGGACGCAATTCGTGCGCATTACGCTGCCGATGCTCAGCCCCACGATCTTGTTCAATCTCATTACGACCATCATCGCGGCATTCCAGCAATTGACGCTGGCGCTGGTCATGACGGGCGGGGGACCGTTGAACTCCACTTATTTCTATGCCATGTACATGTATGAGAACGCCTTCAAATATTCGAAAATGGGGTACGCCTCCGCCAACGCATGGTTCATGTTCATCATCGTGCTGGTGCTGACGGCGCTTGTCTTCCGCTCTTCATCGGCCTGGGTCTACTACGAAGGGGAAATGAGGAAAGACAAATGA
- a CDS encoding amylo-alpha-1,6-glucosidase — MKLAFDIRTVPFSRYGSFLAISWLPARPGQEEGVYIRTVRGGDTSAGAAFRIELIRDGESLAFTSRATPGLLELESGDGGRVELCIDAADRIRLRARHVGLRLTLAGGDYDYAMARPEGRWEVNDFRNEVRFMLTPLQGTLSMDSPWRRTRCEYIAAAMQPDGSEAAELLIQEYRTVWEKPAGLPPFADSVARTEAEFAAWLGKTPAVPSAYEDGRLLAAYITWSCVVPAEGYLPRPAMYMSKNWMTNIWSWDHCFNAMALIREQPALAWDQFMIFFDRQDKSGALPDFMNDKYALWNCCKPPIHGWTLSWMMERSEWIGPGQLQEVYGPLSRWTEWWFRYGDDDGDGMPQYSHGNDSGWDNSTIFHEPGAVESPDLGAYLVLQCDALAEIARRLERPEEAAAWSRRADRTLERMLAHCWRDGRMTAVRTGTHEPVGEDSLIACLPLVLGTRLPQEIRAALVQALADERRFFTPHGFATESIGSPAYEPDGYWRGPIWAPVMMLLVDGLARCGEAELAAEAARRFCDMAARSGMAENFDALTGEGLRDRAFTWTSSVFLMLAHEYARPRRE; from the coding sequence ATGAAGCTTGCATTTGATATACGTACCGTGCCGTTCAGCCGTTACGGATCCTTTTTGGCGATCTCTTGGCTGCCGGCGCGCCCGGGACAGGAGGAGGGCGTCTATATCCGGACGGTGCGCGGCGGGGATACGTCCGCGGGAGCGGCGTTCCGCATCGAGCTTATCCGGGACGGAGAGAGCCTGGCCTTCACGTCCCGCGCGACGCCGGGATTGCTGGAGCTGGAGAGCGGGGACGGCGGCCGGGTGGAGCTGTGCATCGATGCGGCCGATCGGATTCGCCTGCGCGCGCGGCATGTCGGCCTGCGCCTGACCTTGGCGGGAGGAGACTACGACTATGCGATGGCGCGGCCGGAGGGACGTTGGGAAGTAAATGATTTCCGCAACGAAGTGCGCTTCATGCTGACGCCGCTGCAGGGGACGCTGTCGATGGACTCGCCCTGGCGCAGAACCCGCTGCGAGTATATCGCGGCTGCCATGCAGCCGGACGGTTCGGAGGCCGCCGAGCTGCTCATCCAGGAGTACCGGACGGTATGGGAGAAGCCGGCCGGGCTTCCGCCGTTCGCCGACAGCGTGGCGCGCACGGAGGCGGAGTTCGCCGCTTGGCTTGGCAAGACGCCGGCGGTCCCGTCCGCCTATGAGGACGGCCGTCTGCTGGCCGCTTATATTACCTGGTCCTGCGTCGTTCCGGCGGAAGGGTATTTGCCGCGGCCGGCCATGTATATGTCCAAGAACTGGATGACCAACATCTGGAGCTGGGATCATTGCTTCAACGCGATGGCGCTCATTCGCGAGCAGCCGGCCTTGGCGTGGGATCAGTTCATGATCTTCTTCGATCGCCAGGACAAGAGCGGGGCGCTGCCGGATTTCATGAACGACAAATACGCCCTCTGGAACTGCTGCAAGCCGCCGATCCACGGTTGGACGCTGTCCTGGATGATGGAGCGCAGCGAGTGGATCGGTCCCGGGCAGCTCCAGGAGGTGTACGGGCCGCTCTCCCGGTGGACCGAGTGGTGGTTCCGGTATGGCGACGATGACGGAGACGGCATGCCGCAATACAGCCACGGCAATGACAGCGGCTGGGACAACAGCACGATTTTCCACGAGCCGGGCGCGGTGGAGAGCCCCGATCTCGGGGCCTATCTCGTGCTGCAATGCGATGCGCTGGCCGAGATCGCCCGCCGGCTGGAGCGTCCGGAGGAGGCGGCGGCCTGGAGCCGGCGGGCGGATCGGACGCTGGAGCGGATGCTGGCGCATTGCTGGCGGGACGGCCGCATGACGGCCGTGCGCACCGGCACGCATGAGCCGGTCGGCGAGGACAGTCTGATCGCGTGCCTGCCGCTCGTGCTCGGAACTCGGCTGCCACAGGAGATCCGCGCGGCGCTCGTGCAGGCGCTGGCGGATGAGCGGCGCTTCTTCACGCCGCACGGCTTCGCGACGGAGAGCATCGGAAGCCCGGCCTATGAGCCGGACGGCTACTGGCGCGGCCCGATCTGGGCCCCGGTCATGATGCTGCTCGTCGACGGATTGGCTCGCTGCGGCGAGGCAGAGCTGGCCGCCGAGGCGGCGCGCCGCTTCTGCGATATGGCCGCCCGCAGCGGCATGGCGGAAAATTTCGATGCGCTGACGGGGGAAGGGCTGCGCGACCGGGCCTTTACATGGACATCGAGCGTCTTCCTCATGCTGGCCCATGAATATGCGCGGCCGCGCAGGGAATAG
- a CDS encoding sensor histidine kinase: MARIPFLSRIPWPRRNLRVKLVGLFLGAAVLPLFTLGLLSYFKSSELLQEQFGRYGSNSVTQLQHQLDTELNHLQLMAGYIQSYLLNPARRVLYTEIPSTYGELKDQYELEDMLNALKTVKDRGIFIVTESGYFYGENTIDTKLLFAEPWWQAMPPDYNGEYWPGLYTSRHYKKADPEERLLGLVVPIRNQNGPLRNGRILLEMKADNLFALFSSFEKDTHAMLTITNGAGRTIYRTAGAEAAEPDDMIWKTKLASNDWMIEARMPHGQFYQSTDVIRSYTAIGFVLSVLLALLLGYLFSSTVTKRIKRLKESMLLAGSGRFGTRLPVRGEDELSVLAHSFNRMAGQLEELVEQITVKEKLKKEAELRAFHYQIHPHLLFNTLNSIQWKARLHGNEEIRRMLYHLTMVLEGGLDLAQELVAVRRELTVIGHFLEIQRLRYEHEFRYETDIDASLLDYVMPRMTLQPLFENIFFHAFEDGRGVIRLAIAEQGDDLVLTLSDDGKGMSEERRLALLGEAPDRRKKRGIGVYNVDRKFKLHFGPEYGLTVSSEPGRGTDMVLRWPKRQEENLHGTEDAD; the protein is encoded by the coding sequence ATGGCCCGTATCCCGTTCCTGTCCCGCATCCCTTGGCCGCGGCGCAATCTGCGCGTCAAGCTGGTCGGGCTGTTCCTTGGGGCGGCCGTCTTGCCGCTGTTCACGCTTGGCCTGCTGTCCTATTTCAAGTCGTCCGAGCTGCTGCAGGAGCAATTCGGACGCTACGGGTCGAATTCGGTGACCCAGCTTCAGCATCAATTGGACACCGAGCTGAATCATCTCCAGCTGATGGCCGGCTACATTCAATCTTATCTGCTGAACCCGGCCCGACGCGTGCTGTATACCGAGATCCCGTCGACTTACGGGGAGCTGAAGGATCAATATGAGCTGGAAGATATGCTGAATGCGCTGAAGACGGTGAAGGATCGGGGGATTTTCATCGTCACCGAATCCGGTTATTTTTATGGCGAGAACACTATCGATACGAAGCTGCTGTTCGCCGAACCTTGGTGGCAGGCGATGCCGCCCGATTACAATGGCGAATATTGGCCCGGGCTGTACACGTCCCGCCATTACAAGAAGGCGGACCCGGAGGAGCGGCTGCTTGGCCTGGTCGTTCCGATCCGCAACCAGAACGGGCCGCTGCGGAACGGGCGCATCCTGCTGGAAATGAAAGCGGATAACTTATTCGCGCTGTTCTCCTCCTTCGAGAAGGATACGCATGCCATGCTGACGATTACGAATGGCGCGGGGCGGACGATCTACCGAACGGCGGGGGCGGAGGCCGCCGAGCCGGATGATATGATATGGAAGACGAAGCTGGCTTCGAACGACTGGATGATCGAAGCCCGGATGCCGCATGGCCAGTTCTATCAGTCGACCGACGTCATCCGATCGTATACGGCGATCGGGTTCGTGCTGTCGGTGCTGCTGGCCCTGCTGCTCGGTTATTTGTTCTCTTCGACCGTGACGAAGCGAATCAAGCGGTTGAAGGAGTCGATGCTGCTGGCCGGCAGCGGCAGGTTCGGCACGCGCCTGCCCGTGCGCGGCGAGGACGAGCTGAGCGTGCTGGCCCACAGCTTCAATCGGATGGCCGGACAGCTCGAAGAGCTGGTCGAGCAGATTACGGTCAAGGAGAAGCTGAAAAAAGAAGCGGAGCTGCGGGCGTTTCACTATCAGATCCATCCGCATCTCTTGTTCAACACCTTGAATTCGATTCAATGGAAGGCCCGGCTGCATGGTAATGAGGAGATTCGCCGCATGCTGTATCATCTGACGATGGTGCTGGAGGGCGGGCTCGATCTCGCTCAGGAGCTGGTCGCGGTGCGGCGGGAGCTGACCGTGATCGGGCATTTCCTGGAGATCCAGCGTCTTCGCTATGAGCATGAGTTCCGTTATGAGACGGACATCGATGCGTCTCTGCTCGATTATGTGATGCCGCGCATGACGCTGCAGCCGCTGTTCGAAAATATTTTTTTCCACGCGTTCGAGGACGGGCGGGGAGTCATTCGTTTGGCGATTGCGGAGCAGGGGGACGATCTCGTGCTGACGCTGTCCGACGACGGCAAGGGCATGAGCGAGGAGCGCAGGCTGGCTCTGCTGGGCGAAGCGCCGGATCGGCGCAAGAAGCGGGGCATTGGCGTCTACAATGTCGATCGCAAGTTCAAGCTGCATTTTGGCCCGGAATACGGATTAACGGTGAGTTCGGAGCCTGGGCGCGGAACCGATATGGTCCTGCGCTGGCCGAAGCGACAGGAGGAGAATCTTCATGGAACAGAGGATGCCGATTAA
- a CDS encoding response regulator, translating into MEQRMPIKVLIADDESIVRKGLMATVDWAQYHMTVVADVPNGVRGWEAFLQHRPEVIITDIVMPEMDGIALAERIKAESPQAKILLLSCHRDFEYAQQGIRIGASGYLLKTAFEDSELDYYLRKFQAELEADPEAQPESDAAGWEAAFYAWLSGFDGGFRAELERCWASWRVSLPCTVYAAKAEEAANPWSGLEARLPQPCAALPCGAGRRYYTVCAEAGERMERILNDEKQRNVSLHWHRLGPLQGGLDDWLQALVKLHREAELERRYGLQPHTWPETISEAVRLVAGDLSEPWSASDVARRVGLSRSHFSMLFKKTVGESFLSFLYRMRLDAAMDLLSSTDLTLQDIAERIGMIDGKYVSKWFKRCCGVTPSQYRAEQKGESRKSS; encoded by the coding sequence ATGGAACAGAGGATGCCGATTAAAGTGCTGATTGCCGACGACGAAAGCATTGTCCGCAAAGGATTAATGGCTACCGTGGATTGGGCCCAGTACCATATGACGGTCGTCGCGGATGTGCCGAATGGGGTGCGGGGGTGGGAAGCCTTCCTGCAGCATCGGCCGGAGGTCATCATTACCGATATCGTCATGCCGGAAATGGACGGGATTGCGTTGGCCGAGCGGATTAAGGCAGAGTCGCCCCAGGCCAAAATCCTGCTGCTGAGCTGCCATCGCGATTTCGAATACGCCCAGCAGGGGATTCGGATTGGCGCTTCCGGCTATTTGCTGAAGACGGCATTCGAGGACAGCGAGCTCGACTACTATTTGCGCAAATTCCAGGCGGAGCTGGAAGCGGACCCGGAGGCGCAGCCCGAGAGCGACGCCGCTGGCTGGGAGGCCGCATTCTATGCGTGGCTGTCCGGCTTCGATGGCGGCTTCCGCGCCGAGCTGGAGCGGTGCTGGGCTTCCTGGCGGGTGAGCCTGCCCTGCACCGTCTATGCCGCGAAGGCGGAGGAAGCGGCGAATCCGTGGAGCGGGCTGGAGGCTCGTCTGCCGCAGCCATGCGCTGCGCTGCCGTGCGGAGCCGGCCGGCGCTACTACACGGTCTGCGCCGAGGCCGGGGAGCGGATGGAGCGGATATTGAACGACGAGAAGCAGCGGAACGTCTCGCTTCATTGGCATCGTCTCGGGCCGCTCCAGGGGGGGCTGGACGACTGGCTGCAGGCCCTCGTGAAGCTGCACCGTGAGGCGGAGCTGGAGCGGCGCTATGGCCTGCAGCCGCATACTTGGCCGGAGACGATCAGCGAGGCGGTGCGCCTCGTCGCCGGCGATCTGAGCGAGCCGTGGTCGGCCAGCGACGTCGCGCGACGCGTTGGCTTGAGCCGCAGCCATTTCAGCATGCTGTTCAAAAAGACCGTCGGCGAGAGCTTTCTGTCCTTTTTGTACCGGATGCGGCTCGATGCCGCGATGGATCTGCTGTCATCGACGGATCTGACCCTGCAGGACATCGCCGAGCGGATCGGCATGATCGATGGAAAATATGTCAGCAAGTGGTTCAAACGCTGCTGCGGAGTCACCCCTTCGCAATACCGGGCCGAACAGAAAGGCGAATCGCGCAAGTCATCTTGA
- a CDS encoding carbohydrate ABC transporter permease — protein MRETRMKSVVVYSLLLLFSLLFLAPFYWMITTAVKTPEELYLFPPKWIPSVFQWDNFAKAWQSQPFGTYLNNSLIVTGLSLIGQLLSSSLVAYGFARFHFRGKDALFLILLASMMIPWEVTMIPLYMEFNALGWINTLKPLIVPAWFGSPFFIFLLRQFIMGIPTELEEAARIDGANPVQIFLRLIVPLLRPALILVGVFHILSSWNDYLGPLIFLNDQTKYTLTLGLSQFRGMFGVDMVSIMAVTFLICLPPLAAFFLAQRYIVEGIATTGIKG, from the coding sequence ATGAGAGAAACGCGCATGAAATCGGTTGTCGTCTATAGTCTGCTGTTGTTGTTCTCGCTGCTGTTCCTTGCGCCCTTCTATTGGATGATCACGACGGCGGTCAAGACGCCCGAAGAGCTATATCTGTTTCCGCCGAAATGGATTCCGTCCGTGTTCCAATGGGATAATTTCGCCAAGGCGTGGCAATCGCAGCCGTTCGGCACCTACCTGAACAATTCGCTTATCGTGACGGGGCTGTCGCTTATCGGGCAGCTGCTCTCTTCGTCGCTGGTCGCCTACGGCTTCGCGCGCTTTCACTTCCGCGGCAAAGATGCGCTGTTCCTGATTCTGCTCGCATCGATGATGATTCCGTGGGAGGTCACGATGATTCCGCTCTATATGGAATTCAATGCGCTCGGCTGGATCAACACGCTGAAGCCGCTCATCGTGCCGGCCTGGTTCGGGTCGCCGTTCTTTATTTTTCTGCTGCGGCAGTTCATTATGGGCATCCCGACCGAGCTGGAGGAGGCAGCCCGCATCGACGGCGCCAACCCGGTGCAGATTTTCCTGCGGCTGATCGTTCCGCTGCTGCGGCCGGCGCTTATTCTGGTCGGGGTGTTCCACATCTTGAGCAGCTGGAACGACTATCTTGGCCCGCTTATCTTCCTGAACGATCAGACCAAGTATACGCTGACGCTCGGGTTATCGCAATTCCGGGGCATGTTCGGCGTCGATATGGTCTCCATCATGGCCGTAACCTTCCTCATCTGCCTTCCGCCGCTCGCGGCCTTTTTCCTGGCGCAGCGCTACATCGTTGAAGGAATTGCGACGACCGGCATCAAAGGCTGA
- a CDS encoding ACP S-malonyltransferase: MKTACLFGGQGSQYIGMGQEFYEADEDCRRLFHIASEVMGYDMAELCFYGDEETFQHEIYSLPSMLTIDLCAFTLAVKQGFSFQALAGFSLGEYAALAAAQVVSVRDSFELVKQLVAASHSVLQEGSYSMAAVNLPAEMCDMMCSHIHSGYVRVANYSSKKQVTVAGNGKGIEAFRQIASEFGAKVMPINVNRPFHCKLMEPAAAIYKEEIQSFSFNDPIIPIYMNVTGEMETNADQIKLNVVQQLYSPVLWVNTLENMQVAGIERYVECGLRSVLCRMARDTLGIAREQTVFLRTG; the protein is encoded by the coding sequence ATGAAGACGGCATGTCTCTTTGGCGGGCAGGGGTCCCAATATATTGGGATGGGACAGGAGTTTTATGAAGCGGATGAAGATTGCCGCCGCTTATTTCACATCGCCAGCGAAGTGATGGGCTACGATATGGCGGAATTATGTTTTTACGGAGACGAAGAGACATTTCAGCATGAAATCTATTCGCTGCCCAGCATGCTCACGATTGATTTATGCGCATTCACGCTGGCGGTCAAGCAAGGATTTTCTTTTCAGGCCTTGGCCGGCTTCTCGCTCGGCGAATATGCCGCCTTGGCGGCGGCGCAAGTGGTCTCTGTACGCGATTCGTTCGAGTTGGTCAAGCAATTGGTCGCAGCCTCCCATTCCGTGCTGCAGGAGGGCTCTTATAGCATGGCGGCCGTGAATCTGCCGGCCGAGATGTGCGATATGATGTGCTCCCATATCCATAGCGGCTACGTAAGAGTGGCCAATTACAGTTCCAAAAAGCAAGTGACTGTAGCCGGCAACGGGAAAGGGATCGAGGCTTTCCGTCAGATTGCGAGCGAATTCGGAGCCAAGGTGATGCCTATTAACGTCAATCGGCCCTTTCATTGCAAGCTGATGGAGCCTGCCGCGGCCATTTATAAGGAAGAAATACAAAGCTTCTCCTTCAATGATCCGATCATTCCCATCTATATGAATGTGACCGGCGAAATGGAGACCAATGCGGATCAAATTAAATTAAACGTCGTACAACAGCTGTATTCGCCTGTCTTATGGGTGAATACATTGGAAAATATGCAGGTCGCGGGCATAGAACGATATGTGGAATGCGGGCTGCGAAGCGTGCTGTGCCGAATGGCTAGAGATACGCTGGGAATTGCGAGAGAGCAGACGGTGTTTTTACGCACGGGCTAA
- a CDS encoding non-ribosomal peptide synthetase, giving the protein MARKVPHYTAITCKDERITYAELGNKVNSIAAGLRREKVKKQDTVALMMRRSIDLMACMLAILKVGAAYLPIDPEYPERRKNYMLTDSRASFLLTHSGMESGGEAAEDKVKVLYIDELCTANPEDNENGCEEPAADDLAYIIYTSGSTGQAKGVMIEHRSVVNFFDGMAECIDFAEGKKILALTTISFDIFVLEALLPLTRGLTVVMADEDMQKNPRLLADFIRHHDIDMLQTTPSMMQLLASHNKEPFDCLRGLKEIMIGGEAFPQSLLDLMRSKTSATIYNLYGPTETTIWSTVSDVTAKNKMDIGKPILNTQIYIMDDSNHMVPAGEEGELCIGGSGLARGYLHRPELTAERFVPNPMIPGERMYKTGDRMKLLPDGNLQYLGRIDNQVKIRGHRIEVEEVECALMEHPSLQQAAVASWQDKENHKYLCAYFIADHELYPGALREFLSHSLPDYMIPSYFIRLEHMPYTLNGKIDRKALPLPEKIQPANQGQLPDQAGEHTDILSKIKAIIIANVEISISFEEIGLHRHLSDLGIHSITFIKMIVALESAFDFEFAIEDIDASKYVTVQDLVTYVESKATMKN; this is encoded by the coding sequence ATGGCCCGCAAAGTTCCTCACTATACGGCCATTACGTGCAAAGATGAAAGGATTACATACGCTGAATTAGGGAATAAAGTGAATTCGATTGCCGCTGGCTTACGAAGGGAAAAGGTGAAGAAGCAAGATACCGTTGCCCTCATGATGAGAAGATCGATTGACCTGATGGCATGCATGCTGGCCATTCTCAAAGTGGGCGCCGCCTATCTTCCCATTGATCCGGAATACCCGGAACGGCGGAAGAATTATATGCTGACCGATAGCCGTGCCTCCTTCTTATTAACCCATTCAGGGATGGAGTCCGGCGGGGAAGCTGCCGAGGATAAGGTAAAGGTACTCTATATCGATGAGCTGTGCACGGCCAACCCGGAAGACAATGAAAATGGATGCGAAGAACCGGCAGCGGATGATTTGGCTTATATCATCTATACATCGGGTTCGACCGGCCAGGCGAAGGGCGTCATGATTGAGCACAGGTCGGTTGTCAATTTTTTTGATGGGATGGCCGAATGCATTGATTTTGCGGAAGGCAAGAAGATCCTCGCCTTAACGACAATCTCATTTGATATTTTTGTGCTGGAAGCGCTGCTTCCTTTGACTAGAGGGTTGACCGTCGTTATGGCAGATGAGGATATGCAAAAAAATCCGAGATTGCTGGCTGATTTCATCCGGCATCACGACATTGATATGCTGCAAACCACCCCATCCATGATGCAATTACTGGCAAGCCACAATAAAGAGCCGTTCGACTGTCTTCGCGGCTTGAAGGAAATCATGATCGGCGGGGAAGCCTTCCCCCAATCCTTATTGGACCTTATGCGAAGTAAGACAAGCGCTACAATTTATAATCTGTATGGACCGACAGAAACGACAATATGGTCTACGGTGAGCGATGTCACCGCGAAAAACAAGATGGATATCGGCAAGCCTATCCTGAATACGCAAATCTATATTATGGATGACAGCAATCATATGGTGCCCGCCGGCGAAGAAGGAGAGCTGTGCATCGGAGGAAGCGGCCTGGCCAGAGGATATTTGCATCGGCCGGAGCTTACGGCGGAGCGGTTTGTTCCGAATCCAATGATTCCCGGCGAGCGAATGTACAAGACCGGAGATCGGATGAAGCTGCTGCCGGACGGAAACCTGCAATATCTCGGAAGAATCGATAATCAAGTGAAAATAAGAGGGCACCGGATCGAAGTAGAAGAAGTGGAATGCGCCTTGATGGAACATCCGTCCCTGCAACAGGCCGCTGTGGCCTCGTGGCAGGATAAAGAGAATCATAAATATTTATGTGCCTATTTTATCGCCGATCATGAACTATATCCGGGAGCTTTGCGGGAGTTTTTGAGTCACAGTCTGCCTGATTATATGATCCCTTCCTACTTCATTCGGCTTGAGCATATGCCATACACGCTTAACGGGAAAATAGACAGAAAGGCGCTGCCTTTGCCTGAAAAAATACAGCCCGCCAACCAGGGGCAGTTGCCGGATCAAGCGGGAGAGCATACGGATATCCTCTCCAAGATCAAGGCAATCATCATAGCGAATGTAGAGATTTCGATTTCCTTCGAAGAGATCGGTCTGCACCGTCATTTATCCGACCTGGGCATTCACTCCATCACCTTTATTAAAATGATTGTTGCGTTAGAGAGCGCATTTGATTTTGAGTTTGCAATCGAGGATATTGACGCGTCCAAGTATGTTACCGTACAAGATTTGGTTACGTATGTAGAAAGCAAAGCAACGATGAAGAACTGA
- a CDS encoding ABC transporter substrate-binding protein codes for MTTKRLLTAVLAAMLAVALGGCGASGSGGGGEAGEQKVLRFATWDTGDSLKVQEDIAKAFEKAHPGVKVQVEPYADGFDQKLAASFGAGNPPDVMLMWDFPTYHANLEPLDEYMKKDENLGLDDIYDSLFHYVKVDGQTYGLPSGFTTRAMYYNKKLFDEAGIPYPKDGWTWDEFKNIAKKLSHPEKKQYGFGLRATNDPYDLQGIVWSNGGSFVSEDGSQIDGFMNGPETAGAIQLFGDLLKDKAATLVGGKNQMSGEDVFKAGKIAMWESGVWPLDGFKEAKVDFGTVEMPAFPGKPVKGIVALSAVSVAKQSKQKELAWEFTKYFISNEAINMRSNSDLPIRKSIVQEKKFDQDPLYAPFYRMLERSDMTPSFLLNKNWKLVNRYLSTAIDSVMLGQDAKTVLDRAVEDASKYVNQ; via the coding sequence ATGACGACAAAACGCTTGTTGACAGCGGTGCTGGCCGCGATGCTTGCCGTCGCGCTCGGGGGATGCGGCGCTTCGGGCTCCGGCGGAGGCGGGGAGGCCGGAGAACAGAAGGTGCTTCGCTTCGCGACCTGGGATACCGGAGACAGCCTGAAGGTGCAGGAGGATATCGCCAAGGCGTTCGAGAAGGCGCATCCCGGCGTGAAGGTGCAGGTGGAGCCGTACGCCGACGGCTTCGATCAGAAGCTGGCGGCCTCGTTCGGCGCGGGTAATCCGCCCGACGTGATGCTGATGTGGGATTTCCCGACATATCATGCCAATCTGGAGCCGCTGGACGAGTATATGAAGAAGGACGAGAATCTCGGTCTGGATGACATTTACGACAGCCTGTTCCATTATGTGAAGGTCGATGGCCAGACGTACGGGCTGCCGAGCGGCTTCACGACGAGAGCGATGTACTATAACAAGAAGCTGTTCGACGAGGCGGGCATTCCGTATCCGAAGGACGGATGGACCTGGGATGAGTTCAAGAACATCGCGAAGAAGCTGTCCCACCCGGAGAAGAAGCAGTATGGCTTCGGCCTGCGGGCGACGAATGACCCTTACGATCTGCAGGGCATCGTCTGGAGCAACGGCGGCAGCTTCGTCAGCGAGGACGGCAGCCAGATCGACGGGTTCATGAACGGGCCCGAGACGGCCGGCGCGATTCAGCTGTTCGGCGACCTGCTGAAGGATAAGGCGGCGACGCTGGTCGGCGGCAAAAATCAGATGAGCGGGGAAGATGTGTTCAAGGCCGGCAAAATCGCCATGTGGGAAAGCGGCGTCTGGCCGCTGGACGGCTTCAAGGAAGCGAAGGTCGATTTCGGCACGGTCGAGATGCCGGCATTTCCGGGCAAGCCGGTCAAGGGCATCGTCGCCTTGAGCGCCGTCTCGGTCGCGAAGCAGTCGAAGCAGAAGGAGCTCGCCTGGGAGTTCACGAAATACTTCATCTCGAACGAAGCGATTAATATGCGCAGCAATTCCGACCTGCCGATCCGGAAGAGCATCGTTCAGGAGAAGAAATTCGACCAGGATCCGCTGTATGCGCCGTTCTACCGGATGCTGGAACGGTCCGACATGACCCCGTCCTTCCTGCTCAACAAGAACTGGAAGCTGGTCAACCGCTATTTGTCGACGGCGATTGACTCGGTCATGCTCGGCCAGGATGCGAAGACGGTGCTCGACCGGGCGGTGGAGGATGCCTCGAAATATGTAAATCAATAA